Within Mongoliitalea daihaiensis, the genomic segment TCACCTGATGGAAGAAGAGCTGGTGAACCATTTGCCCCTGGCGCAAATCCATCCAATGGGGCCGATAAATACGGCGCGCTCCCTGCTATGCTTTCAGTGGCAAAATTGCCTTACGATGATTGCGAAGATGGTATTTCCTTGACAATCTCCATGATTCCAAATTCTTTAGGACCGGAGGAGGAAAAAGTAGAAAAAGTGGTAGGTGCACTAGATGCATTTATAGCTTCCAATGGTTTTCATGCAAACCTAAATGTACTGAGAAAAGAAACACTTCAAGATGCTATTGATCATCCTGAAAAATATCCGCAACTGACCATTCGTGTATCCGGTTATGCTGTTAATTTCGTTAAATTAACCAAAGAACAGCAAGTGGACGTACTAAACAGAACATTCCATGGATCGATCTAATTAGGTAATATGGGTTCAAATAAATTAGCGCGTAGCAGGTATGAACTTAAAACTTCTGGTAATGAGGAAAACTCTGAGTTACCAGAAGTAACTATTCATCCCGAACTGCTCACCACCTCTACCATACAGTCTCACATAGACGATGGCTCCATAGGCTATGTGCATTCCTATGAAATCGGAAGTACCATGGATGGTCCTGGCATTCGTTTCGTTTTATTTTTGACAGGCTGTAAACTGCGTTGTCAGTATTGCCACAATCCAGACACATGGAACATCAGAAATGGCAAGCCATATGCCTTTGAAAAAATGATGCGAAAAATCTACCCGTATATAGAGGCATTGAAAATTTCCAAGGGGGGACTAACGATATCAGGTGGAGAACCAGGCTTGCAGCATGCATTTGTAAAAAGGATTTTCAAAGCTGCAAAAAAATTAGGGCTGCATACCTGCTTGGATACCTCTGGATTTTTAGGAGCTAATTTTTCTGATGAGGATTTGATGGATATAGACCTTCATCTGCTTGACATCAAGTCAGGGGATCCGGAAATTTATAGACGGGTCACAAAGCAATCCATTGAACCAACTTTAGCGTTAGCTACCAGGCTCTCTAAGCTTAAAAGACCTATTTGGGTTCGCTTTGTATTGGTTCCCGGACTGACTGACAGTTGGGAAAATGTAGAAAAAGTAGCCGATATCTGTGCCGACATACAATCCCTAGAGCGGGTTGAAATCTTACGATTTCATCAGCTGGGAAAAAGTAAATGGGAACAATTAGGTATCAATTACTCATTGGCTGAAACCGAAACGCCTTCTCAAGAACTCGTGGAAAGGGTTCGTGAACAGTTTAAAGCGAGAAATCTCGTCGTTTACTGATTTCATCTCTTTTGGCACCCCCCTGCTGTTGAAATTTTTACAAAAAGTAATAGCAAAGGTTTAATTTGGAGCATATCCAAACCAAACCTTTGAATATTTTTTTGCGTAATGAAAATTCTGCATCAGTATATTATTTCAAATCAAGTCAATCATTAAAATAATTAATGGTTTTGATTAAAATACCTGATGAATTCAAAACATTGTTCTAAAAAACTTCAACACTATGAATTCGGGAAAGTTAAAGTTCAGTGCCTTGAGTCCGTTGATTCAATTCATTCAAAAGAGTACATTCAGCTCTTTCTTGTTGTTCTTTGCGGCATTATTGGCGCTAATTTTAGCGAATACGCCTGCCAATAGTCATATCCAATGGATCCTCAGCCAAAAAATAGGATTCAGCATAGGTGAGTTCAGCGTGTACAAATCACTTTTATTATGGATCAATGATGGCTTGATGTCCATATTTTTCTTCGTTGTAGGTTTAGAATTGAAGAGAGAGATCATAGCGGGCGAATTATCCAATCCTAAAAATGTCTTAATGCCGATTGTAGGTGCTATCGGCGGCATGTTGATACCAGCATCGATTTACATTGCTTTCAATGCAGGTAATGGAACAGAAAGCATGAATGGCTGGGGAATACCCATGGCAACCGATATCGCTTTTGCTTTGGGTGTGTTATACCTCTTAGGGCCGAGGGTTCCGATTCAATTGAAAGTTTTCTTAACCGCACTAGCAATTATTGATGATATCGGCGCTGTATTGGTGGTAGCTCTATTTTATACCTCAGAAATCTCCACATTCAATCTAACCATAGGCTTAGGGATTTTAAGCTTGATGTTTGCCCTTAATCTCTTGGGCGTCCGTAGAGTATTTATCTTTGCGGTATTGGGTATTGGAGGTGTATGGTTAGCAACGCTATTATCGGGTGTTCATGCTACTATCGCAGCGGTCTTAGCAGCTTTCGCAATTCCAGCGGATAGAAGAATTGATAAGTCTGATTACTTAAATTCCATCAGCAGCCTTACAAAAAAGTTTAAAACGGCCAATAAAGCTGAAAAAGATGAGTATTTGCTTTCAGCAGATGAAGAGAACATTATAGGTGAGATCAAGCGTATTTCAAAGGCATCGATTTCCCCCTTACAGCGATTAGAGCGCAGTATGCATGGATTGGTGATTTACTTTGTTATGCCCGTGTTTGCTTTAGCCAATGCCGGAGTTGTAATTGATAGTGATTGGATGGAAATGATTACCAGTCCAGTCGCATTAGGTGTAGGATTAGGGCTTTTACTCGGTAAGATTATAGGCATTTTTGGTTTATCAATGCTAGGAATCAAAATGAAGTTATTCGCTATGCCTGTTGGGTTGAACGCTCGTCTGCTACTCGGGATTTCTTTTTTGGCAGCCATTGGTTTTACCATGTCTCTATTTATCAATTCTCTTGCTTTTGAAACTGTCATTTACCAAGAGCAAGCAAAAATGGGAATCCTGTTAGCTTCCCTGATTTCAGGTTTGACTGGATACAGCCTTATCAAACGTGAATTAAATAAACTGGAAAAAGCAACTGAAACACCAGAAATGCTTGACAAAAAAGAGAAAGGAAAAGTGCTTGTAGGTTAGGTAGAAGAAATGAGCTGTTAGTAATTTATCATATATTTTCCAAAGGGTTATGAATTTTGCGTTACCTCTCAAAATTCATAACCCTAAACTCTTTTCGGCTTTTTTTTGATTTAAAAAGAATTAAGTATTTTAGATTGGTGATAGACTACCAATTAATTTTAGGATTCACATGATTTTGCCTAAATACTTCAAATAATTTTAAAGGAGTTTTCGCTTCAACTTGATAACACTAGAAACGGAATTTTAACAGTTGACGACATTGACAATGGAAGTTTTGACAATTGTGCTGTAGCATCTAGAGTCTTATCAAAAACAAATTTAACTATGCAGATCAAGGTCTAACTAGTAATTCTGGATGTATAGCGGAACAAGAAGTTTCTGTGATATCCGTTGAAACAGCATGCGGTAAGGTTGGGCAAAATAGAGTTGCCGTCTGTCAAGTCCTACCAAATGGCAGAAGGACAACTTTATGCTTAAATCCTAATGCAGTTGAAGCATTCTTGAGGAAAAACAAGGGATCTTTTATAGGTAGTTGCACTACGGTATTCAGATTTGAAAGCGAGCCAGAAGTAATTTCAGTCGCATGGAATACGCTATTTGAGACTATTCAGCAAAAAATTATGGTTCAAAGTGAACATTGGTTTAATCGTAAAAAGATTGGATTAGGCATATTAGGTACCAGCTGCAAGGATCAACGTAACCGTCAACAGTAAAGATCGGGCAGGTCAGATAATCAGCAGAGACATTGATCTCACAAGGGAAATCGGACCTAATCAACTGATTGTATATCCAAATCCTGATCATAAGGAAGTAAATGTTTTGGTAGATTTAAATGAAAGTGCCTCCATAGAAATCCGATTATTTGATGCCATGGGTAGGGTGGTCATTCAAGAAAGCAGCTACCGTGATGCAACATTCATCCAAACTTTAAATCTAGAAAGCTTGAGCGCTAGAATGTACATTGTCCAAGTCAAAATCGGAAAGATTATCATGACCGAACGATTGGTCAAAAAATAAACCCTTAAACTTAATCCTATTTAAAAAACATTCCTGAACATCCCATTGAGGAACCCTTAACTAAGGGTAGTCTCTTATCCGAATGAAGAATAGTGGAAAGACTAAGAACACATATCCTGATTCTACAAATTTTTAATTTTCCAATCATTCTATCTATCAAATTCCTACCTTTGCCCCTTTAATTACCAACTCATGATTTCAGTCGATAATATCTCCGTCATCCATGGTGGACATGCCTTGTTTAGCGATATTTCTTTTTCTATTAACCCAACAGATAAAATCGCTTTGATGGGCAAAAATGGTGCTGGCAAATCCACCATGCTCAAAATCATAGCAGGTGCTACCAAACCCTCCAAAGGAGGAGTTTCTGCACCTAAAGATGCTATCATTGCTTACTTACCCCAACATTTACTTACGGATGATCAAGCGACTGTTTTTGAAGAAACCTCCAAAGCATTTGCCTCTTATTTGAGTTTGAAGGAGGAAATCGATCGCTTGAATGAAGAGTTGACTGTCCGAACCGACTATGATTCGGAAGAATATTATAAAATCATCGAACGGGTTTCCGAAGTATCTGAAAAATTTTACTCCATAGAGGAAGTAAACTATGAAGAAGAAGTTGAAAAAGTCCTTCTTGGACTAGGCTTTGAACGCGAAGATTTCCATCGTCCAACATCGGAATTTTCAGGTGGCTGGCGTATGCGTATTGAACTCGCAAAAATCCTTTTACAAAAACCTGACTTGATTTTGTTGGATGAGCCTACCAATCACTTGGATATCGAATCTATTCAGTGGCTAGAGGACTTCCTGAGAGACAAAGCAAAAGCCGTTGTTGTAATTTCCCACGACCGTGCTTTCGTGGACAACATTACCAATCGTACCATTGAAGTGACGATGGGTAGAATTTATGATTATAAAGCAAAATACAGTCATTACCTCGAACTAAGAAAAGAGCGTAGAGAGCAGCAACAAAAGCATTACGAAGAACAACAAAAGATGATTGCTGAGACCCAGCAATTTATTGAACGCTTCAAAGGCACATACTCCAAAACCTTGCAGGTACAATCCCGAGTGAAGATGCTCGAAAAATTGGAATTGGTTGAAGTAGATGAGGTAGACACTTCAGCACTACGCCTGCGCTTCCCTCCTTCTCCACGCTCCGGGAAATATCCTGTAATCGTAGAAGAACTTTCTAAATCTTATGGTGATCATGTAGTATTCAAGGATGCTTCTATGACTATTGAGCGTGGCCAAAAAGTAGCCTTTGTTGGTAAAAACGGGGAAGGCAAATCCACCATGATCAAAGCCATCATGGGTGAAATCGACTATGAAGGCAAATGTGAACTAGGACATAACTCCATGATTGGATACTTTGCTCAAAACCAAGCATCTCAATTGGATGAGAATCTCACAATTTTTGAAACAATCGACCAAATAGCTGTAGGTGAAATCAGATCCAAGATTAAGGATTTACTAGGTGCGTTTATGTTTAAAGGAGATGACATCAACAAAAAAGTAAAGGTATTGTCTGGTGGAGAAAAAACCCGTCTAGCAATGATCAAGCTTTTATTGGAACCGGTCAACTTGCTTATCCTCGATGAGCCTACCAATCACTTGGATATGCGTACCAAAGACATTATTAAAGACGCTTTAAAGGATTTTGATGGCACGTTGATTCTCGTATCTCACGATCGAGACTTCCTAGATGGTTTGGCTTCCAAAGTATTTGAGTTCGGACAAAAACGTGTAAAAGAACATTTCGAAGACATCAACGGTTTCCTCCGAAATAAAAAACTTGAAAATCTAAGAGAAGTAGAGAGAAAGTGATTCGAAAATTAAGTGATTGGTTAAGTTGTGAATAGTCGATTGAGTGACTAGTGTGGGAAGTCAATTATTGACTTCCCACACTTCATATGCTGAAAAAGACGCCAATTTCTCAGACGCACCGAATCTAAGGACTAGAATCTCGCTTCAAATAGCATGATGCCTTACTTGTACTTGTCCAATTACCCCTCTCCTCTAATCGCCCTCAAGTATCGTTCATCATCGAAGAACTTAAAAAAGATCATATCCGTTGGTGCCAAGCTTCTGAGATACTCATTGGTTTGAACTGCCCTACTGATATATTCATAGACAGCTTCACGGTCTCCATTTACAGCAGCAACCATGGCCAGTCCATAAAAACCATATCCTGAAGTACGATTCAATTGAGAACTTTCTTCAAATGCAACCACGGCATTGGCGTAATCGCTCATCAGAAAATATGCTAATCCTTTGTTAAAAAAATTCTCTTCGTTTTCAGGTGCTTGCTCAAACCGGATCAGGGCTAGACGATAATCCCCATTAATGATATCTAAGGCACCACGCAATGCCTCATTCATTCGGACAAACTCCCTGTCTACACTACCACTCATTCCGGAGGCTTGAGATATAGCTACGTAAGCTTCAAAATAGTTGTCATTTAATAAGTAAGCTCTCCCCAAGTTATGGTATACTTCTGCTGTTACCTGTATTCCATTTGCCTGTCTAAACACACGTATTGCAGAAGAAATCAAAGCTCTACGTTTTTGAAGATTGATCTCCCGTTGCGCTTGATTGATATACACAACCCCAAGATTATTAAACGCAAGCACAGAGGGGTATAATTCTGTTAGCTTCTTGTAAATCATTTCCTTTTCCTGAAGTCGAACGGCCTTTTCCCCAGCATAAATTAAATGTTCCTGAGAAAACCCTTCCATCGCTTTACCCTCCATTAATAATTTATAAACACTTGCCGCAATTTCCGGATTGGTAAAATCATTATTGGCTAATGTGATACTCACTTTAGCTATCCGTAATTTTGGAAAAAGTTCCTTGGAGACCTTCGCATATTGTGGCAATCGTTTTAAGCTAGAAAGTTTTGATTCGTATGATTCACTAGATGTAAGAATATCTATGTAACGCTCTTTTAACTTATCATCAATCCCTGAATATTCCGCCAACAGTACCCGAAAGTCAAACCAATCATTTTTTCTAAAATTGGTTTCAATTGGATATTTTTTCCCTAAATTCTCAAGCTGTAAACGAAGAGATTGTGCTCTTTTTTCAGCCAAATTGTGGTCTCTCGTTTCGTCTGTTTCCGGCGAATGTAAGCCTGTAATCCGGATGGACCGCACTGTTTTACCGCGTTCCCCTCTTTGCAGTAAATTTTGCAAAGCAGCTGGCATCTCATTCCCTACCAACCGATCTCTTCCCAGTTGAAAGCTCGCTTCGTAGGACCTGTTTTCTGTAGAATTAATACCTGAAAAATCAGTTGTCAAATAAACACCTATGTCTGGAATAGGCTGATCGCTACGCACCTGACTCATGCGAGTCAATAAGGGTACAGTTGTCACACCCACACCAAGTACCTTAGCACTTCCTGTGTACAGTTTATCTTTTAGTTGATAAACAGGCCGTATTTGTAGCTCTCCCTTTTCCATACCTGGCAAAAATGGGATCAGGTAGTTGGTTGAAAATTGCGCCTCCCCAACCGCTTGGTTAAACACCCCATCAAACGGAATTATTTCTCCCAATCGAAGAGCCGTACCTGCATAGACATATTCAGGATACAATAACACCCGTGCATCTTTGTTGAGAAATTTTAATGGAATAGAGCCGCTAATGGTAAATCGAACAGAGTCCCTGTGCAAAATCAATACTTCTGGGTTTGCCTTGATTCCGTCCAACATACCATCAATAGATTGTATCCGAGGACTACAAGAAGACAAACAAAGCATCATCAAAAAAGAGAAAAACAAAACTTTATAACTTTTAACCATTTGATTCACAAATAAATTGCACATATGAAATCATTTTTATTTACTTTGCATATTAAACCAACTCCACCAACTATTATGAACAAAATTAAACTCTTTTTCGAAGAAAGTGCCTTCGGCGTTTGCAGCAAGTTAGGAGAAAGACTCAACTTCCCAATTGACAGCATCCGTTTGTTCTTTATTTACAGTTCATTTATCACCTTAGGTTCGCCTATCATCGTGTATGTATCCATGGCCATGATGATGAAAATGCGCAAATACCTTAGAAAAATGAACAATCCTGTCTTATTCGATTAAACTCGGAGAAAACATACGATACCCTAGACCATAATAATGCCAAAGTATAGCATATGGTCTCTTTTTCTTTGCATGTCCATGCGAGTGGGAAGAAGTAATGATATTCTTCGACATCTTTCCATAATCCAAGTGCGCCTTCAAAACTGCTTTAACGAACCCTAATTGACCTTTTACAAGGAAAAACAACATAGCCACCACATCCAAGACGAGTCGATGTGCATATACCCATGCAAATCCAAATCCATGAAGATTTTTGCGGTTCATCAAGAGACTGTTCCTGAAATTCAAATAAACTTTGGTACTGTTACTCCTGGAAAGGGTTCCTCCTCCAAAATGATACACTTGAATATGTCCATTGTAGTACGGCTGCAAACCTGCATTTCTCCAACGCCAACATAAATCTATTTCCTCCATGTGGGCAAAAAATTGCCTATCAAAGCCTCCAAAATCAAAAAAATCATTGGCTCTAACCGCCATACATGCACCAGAGGACCAATCCACAGGAACAATGTCATTGTACTGTCCATGATCTTCTTCTACCGATTCCAAAATTCTTCCCCTACAAAAGGGATAACCCAATTGATCCAAATATCCACCTCCTGCACCGGCATAATCAAATACTGTGTGATTTTGAGCGGAAAGGATTTTAGGCTGCACAGAAACGGCATCAGGAGAAGCATCAAGCCATTCAATCAGGTCAATATCCCAACGATGGGTGACCTCTACATCTGAATTTAACAGTATAAAAAACTCAAAAGAACCTTTTAGCTGCTCCAGCGTGAGGTTATACCCCTGAGCAAAGCCATAATTCTTGGAGAGTTGAATCACTTGAAGCTTTGAAAAATGCTTTTGAAGAAAATCAACCGAATCATCCTGACTGCAGTTGTCAGCAATGATAATAGGAAAAGTAGAATACTTGACAACGGAGGGCAAGAACGTTTCCAAAACTTGCCTTCCGTTATAATTTAATATGACAATTGCAGCCTTTTGCATTAAAACATGTTTCCAAAGTCCATTCCAGGAATATTCGGAATCATACCTTCGGTGGCAGCCTTCATTTCATTTTTGATCTTCAGCTCTATCTCTTCCATTGCTTTGTTAGTAGCAGCAACAATCAGATCACTCAGCATTTCTTTATCACTAGGATTTATAAGAGAATCATCCATTTCGATCTTCATGACTTGTCTATGACCATTGACCTCCACTTTTACTAAACCTGCACCTGATTCTCCCACTGCACGCAGGTGGACTAATTTGGCCTGAGTCTCCTTTATTTTGGCTTGGGCTTCCTTTACCTTACCCATCATACCCATCAAATCAAACATAGCTTTCTAATTTTTCTTACAAAGTTAATTTTAAAATCTGTTTTGTACCAAGTAAACGGTGGAATATACAAACACTCATGTTGCGGTATGCTTGTTTAAGATTTATCTATCCTTCCATACCAGTTATTCCTTGTAAAAATATAGATTGAAAACATTTATTAAAAAAACAAAAAGAATCAACTACATCCTTAAAACAGGCTCTGAAGCATCTGGACTGAGAACCGCCTGCCTTAGAATGCTGCCGCTTATACTAACCATAAAAAAATTAAATAGATTAAACACAACTATTTACAGAACAATAAAGTAAAAATAAACTATATTAAACAATCAAATAACACTGAAACCTATGAAAACCATTGAAAATATTGAAAAAGAAAATATCAGAGGCCTTAAATTTTCAAAAAATGAAGTACTCACCAATATGGATGCCATCAAAATAAGAGCATTTGATTTGAACAGGGCATTGACTTTAGGTAATCTTCTAAAAAATAAAGTTCATATTACCTTCCAAGATATCGATCAAAAAACATACCGTGTCCACACTACCATTTGGGCTGTAGGCTCAGACTTTGTTTGCCTCAAAGCGGATATCTGTATTCCCATCACAAGCATCGTAGAAATAGAATAAAAAGAACCTAAATTATACTGGCTTAAAACAAATCACCCATCTTGGAGTCTTTGACATAAAAGATGGGTGATTTTTTTTGACTGAATTCATAAAAATTAATTGATTGCCTCACGCATCAAATTTGGTGAATCAGCTTGATAAAAAGCGCTAATTACAAACTAAACTTCTCGACTAAGTCGGTAATTATCATCAATTCCTGTGTGCCTGTTTGCATATTTTTTAAAGAAATTGTTTGCGATGCAATCTCTTGCTCTCCCAATACCGCCACATAGGGTACTTGTTTTTTATCAGCATATCCCAATTGTTTTTTGAATTTTGCCACCTCGGGATACAACTCTGAAGATATGCCTGCCTGTCTTAACTGATTCAATACTTTCAAACCATATTCGAAACCTTGATGATCAAAATAACAGATCAAAACTTTACTTTGGCCTACATTACCCTCCAGAAATAACCCCAATTCATCCATGACGTCGTAAATCCGGTCTACTCCGAAAGAAAATCCTACTCCTGACACCCCTTCTAGACCAAAAACTCCAGTCAAATTATCATAACGGCCACCGCCGCTAACCGAACCTATGGATACATTATTTACTTTTACTTCGAAAATTGCTCCAGTATAGTAAGAAAGCCCCCGAGCCAAAACCACATCCAATTCCACATGTTCTTCAGATTCCCCATAAGATCCTAAAAGTGCCATAACCTCCTCCAGTTCTTGTACACCTTGAAGACCAACAGCTGACCCTGACAAAAATGATTTCAAAAACTCAAGTTTGGATTGATTGGAACCTCTTACACCAATTATCGGCTCCAATTGATGCACAGCTTCTCTTGAGAAATTCCTCTGGGCAAGTTCTTCTTGCACCTTTTCCCAACCTATCTTATCCAGTTTATCGATGGCTACACATAATTCAGCCTCTCTCCCTTGCTCTCCAATAACCTCGGACAGACCTGTCAAAATCTTCCGGTTGTTGATTTTGATGCTGTAATCTAAAATACCCAATTGAGCGAATACCCGCTTGATCATCAACAGAATTTCCAATTCACACAGCAAACTATCGGTACCAACCACATCAGCATCGCACTGATAAAATTCTCTATACCTTCCTTTTTGTGGTCGATCTGCTCTCCAGACCGGTTGAATCTGAAAACGTTTAAAAGGAAACGTGATTTCATTGCGGTTCATAACCACATATCGAGCAAATGGAACAGTCAAATCATACCGTAAGCCTTTTTCAGACACTTTAGGCAAT encodes:
- the pflA gene encoding pyruvate formate-lyase-activating protein; its protein translation is MGSNKLARSRYELKTSGNEENSELPEVTIHPELLTTSTIQSHIDDGSIGYVHSYEIGSTMDGPGIRFVLFLTGCKLRCQYCHNPDTWNIRNGKPYAFEKMMRKIYPYIEALKISKGGLTISGGEPGLQHAFVKRIFKAAKKLGLHTCLDTSGFLGANFSDEDLMDIDLHLLDIKSGDPEIYRRVTKQSIEPTLALATRLSKLKRPIWVRFVLVPGLTDSWENVEKVADICADIQSLERVEILRFHQLGKSKWEQLGINYSLAETETPSQELVERVREQFKARNLVVY
- a CDS encoding T9SS type A sorting domain-containing protein, which gives rise to MVYPNPDHKEVNVLVDLNESASIEIRLFDAMGRVVIQESSYRDATFIQTLNLESLSARMYIVQVKIGKIIMTERLVKK
- the hisS gene encoding histidine--tRNA ligase — encoded protein: MSIQKPSLPKGTRDFGPIQMARRNFILDTIKETFKLFGFQQLETPSMENLSTLTGKYGDEGDQLLFKILNSGNFLKDVQAVDLEQGTSHVLPKVSEKGLRYDLTVPFARYVVMNRNEITFPFKRFQIQPVWRADRPQKGRYREFYQCDADVVGTDSLLCELEILLMIKRVFAQLGILDYSIKINNRKILTGLSEVIGEQGREAELCVAIDKLDKIGWEKVQEELAQRNFSREAVHQLEPIIGVRGSNQSKLEFLKSFLSGSAVGLQGVQELEEVMALLGSYGESEEHVELDVVLARGLSYYTGAIFEVKVNNVSIGSVSGGGRYDNLTGVFGLEGVSGVGFSFGVDRIYDVMDELGLFLEGNVGQSKVLICYFDHQGFEYGLKVLNQLRQAGISSELYPEVAKFKKQLGYADKKQVPYVAVLGEQEIASQTISLKNMQTGTQELMIITDLVEKFSL
- a CDS encoding tetratricopeptide repeat protein — protein: MCNLFVNQMVKSYKVLFFSFLMMLCLSSCSPRIQSIDGMLDGIKANPEVLILHRDSVRFTISGSIPLKFLNKDARVLLYPEYVYAGTALRLGEIIPFDGVFNQAVGEAQFSTNYLIPFLPGMEKGELQIRPVYQLKDKLYTGSAKVLGVGVTTVPLLTRMSQVRSDQPIPDIGVYLTTDFSGINSTENRSYEASFQLGRDRLVGNEMPAALQNLLQRGERGKTVRSIRITGLHSPETDETRDHNLAEKRAQSLRLQLENLGKKYPIETNFRKNDWFDFRVLLAEYSGIDDKLKERYIDILTSSESYESKLSSLKRLPQYAKVSKELFPKLRIAKVSITLANNDFTNPEIAASVYKLLMEGKAMEGFSQEHLIYAGEKAVRLQEKEMIYKKLTELYPSVLAFNNLGVVYINQAQREINLQKRRALISSAIRVFRQANGIQVTAEVYHNLGRAYLLNDNYFEAYVAISQASGMSGSVDREFVRMNEALRGALDIINGDYRLALIRFEQAPENEENFFNKGLAYFLMSDYANAVVAFEESSQLNRTSGYGFYGLAMVAAVNGDREAVYEYISRAVQTNEYLRSLAPTDMIFFKFFDDERYLRAIRGEG
- the nhaA gene encoding Na+/H+ antiporter NhaA, yielding MNSGKLKFSALSPLIQFIQKSTFSSFLLFFAALLALILANTPANSHIQWILSQKIGFSIGEFSVYKSLLLWINDGLMSIFFFVVGLELKREIIAGELSNPKNVLMPIVGAIGGMLIPASIYIAFNAGNGTESMNGWGIPMATDIAFALGVLYLLGPRVPIQLKVFLTALAIIDDIGAVLVVALFYTSEISTFNLTIGLGILSLMFALNLLGVRRVFIFAVLGIGGVWLATLLSGVHATIAAVLAAFAIPADRRIDKSDYLNSISSLTKKFKTANKAEKDEYLLSADEENIIGEIKRISKASISPLQRLERSMHGLVIYFVMPVFALANAGVVIDSDWMEMITSPVALGVGLGLLLGKIIGIFGLSMLGIKMKLFAMPVGLNARLLLGISFLAAIGFTMSLFINSLAFETVIYQEQAKMGILLASLISGLTGYSLIKRELNKLEKATETPEMLDKKEKGKVLVG
- a CDS encoding glycosyltransferase family 2 protein, translated to MQKAAIVILNYNGRQVLETFLPSVVKYSTFPIIIADNCSQDDSVDFLQKHFSKLQVIQLSKNYGFAQGYNLTLEQLKGSFEFFILLNSDVEVTHRWDIDLIEWLDASPDAVSVQPKILSAQNHTVFDYAGAGGGYLDQLGYPFCRGRILESVEEDHGQYNDIVPVDWSSGACMAVRANDFFDFGGFDRQFFAHMEEIDLCWRWRNAGLQPYYNGHIQVYHFGGGTLSRSNSTKVYLNFRNSLLMNRKNLHGFGFAWVYAHRLVLDVVAMLFFLVKGQLGFVKAVLKAHLDYGKMSKNIITSSHSHGHAKKKRPYAILWHYYGLGYRMFSPSLIE
- a CDS encoding YbaB/EbfC family nucleoid-associated protein; protein product: MFDLMGMMGKVKEAQAKIKETQAKLVHLRAVGESGAGLVKVEVNGHRQVMKIEMDDSLINPSDKEMLSDLIVAATNKAMEEIELKIKNEMKAATEGMIPNIPGMDFGNMF
- a CDS encoding ABC-F family ATP-binding cassette domain-containing protein: MISVDNISVIHGGHALFSDISFSINPTDKIALMGKNGAGKSTMLKIIAGATKPSKGGVSAPKDAIIAYLPQHLLTDDQATVFEETSKAFASYLSLKEEIDRLNEELTVRTDYDSEEYYKIIERVSEVSEKFYSIEEVNYEEEVEKVLLGLGFEREDFHRPTSEFSGGWRMRIELAKILLQKPDLILLDEPTNHLDIESIQWLEDFLRDKAKAVVVISHDRAFVDNITNRTIEVTMGRIYDYKAKYSHYLELRKERREQQQKHYEEQQKMIAETQQFIERFKGTYSKTLQVQSRVKMLEKLELVEVDEVDTSALRLRFPPSPRSGKYPVIVEELSKSYGDHVVFKDASMTIERGQKVAFVGKNGEGKSTMIKAIMGEIDYEGKCELGHNSMIGYFAQNQASQLDENLTIFETIDQIAVGEIRSKIKDLLGAFMFKGDDINKKVKVLSGGEKTRLAMIKLLLEPVNLLILDEPTNHLDMRTKDIIKDALKDFDGTLILVSHDRDFLDGLASKVFEFGQKRVKEHFEDINGFLRNKKLENLREVERK
- a CDS encoding PspC domain-containing protein, yielding MNKIKLFFEESAFGVCSKLGERLNFPIDSIRLFFIYSSFITLGSPIIVYVSMAMMMKMRKYLRKMNNPVLFD